One part of the Paenibacillus silvisoli genome encodes these proteins:
- a CDS encoding GbsR/MarR family transcriptional regulator, with protein sequence MAGELDGLTAEQIRSLQLSRQRVIDSIGKNMDLYGVTLSIGHLYGYMFFRNSPITLDQMSETMGMSKTSMSTGMRTLMDLKMIDKVWGKGSRKDFYEVVPDWHQNFTDFFSIKWRKAVESNMASLQKSLKEIRALRESDPEHEALQSITAIDEQKIVEALQYYRWLQRLIDSFESGDIYEFIPKEE encoded by the coding sequence ATGGCGGGGGAATTAGACGGTTTAACAGCGGAACAGATCCGGTCCTTGCAGTTGTCGCGACAGCGCGTGATCGATTCCATAGGCAAAAATATGGACCTGTATGGCGTCACTTTATCCATCGGGCACTTATACGGGTATATGTTCTTTCGAAACAGCCCCATCACGCTGGATCAGATGAGCGAAACGATGGGCATGAGCAAGACGTCGATGAGCACGGGCATGCGCACGTTGATGGATTTGAAGATGATCGATAAGGTATGGGGAAAAGGCTCGCGGAAAGACTTTTACGAGGTCGTGCCGGATTGGCACCAAAACTTTACCGACTTCTTCTCCATCAAGTGGCGGAAAGCGGTCGAGAGCAACATGGCCTCGCTGCAAAAGTCGTTGAAGGAAATTCGGGCGCTCCGGGAATCCGATCCGGAACACGAAGCGCTTCAATCGATCACGGCCATCGATGAACAGAAAATCGTCGAGGCTTTACAATATTACAGATGGCTCCAGCGGTTAATCGATTCCTTCGAATCCGGCGACATCTACGAGTTTATACCGAAAGAAGAATAG
- a CDS encoding DoxX family protein yields the protein MVMQWYRQHKWAALLVTLIRVYIGWQWLDAGIRKLTNGFDATGFLKGAVAKPVIDHATEEAVYPNYIYFLNHFAIPNAKLINVLIPLGEFLIGVGLIVGGLTLAAAFFGMMLNFMFLFAGTVSTNPWLLLLAMLVFAAGANAGKFGLDYYLVPLIRKGWKR from the coding sequence ATGGTCATGCAATGGTACAGACAACACAAATGGGCGGCGCTGCTGGTTACGCTAATACGGGTTTATATCGGATGGCAATGGCTGGACGCAGGCATTCGCAAGCTTACGAATGGCTTCGATGCAACAGGGTTCTTGAAAGGGGCCGTTGCGAAGCCCGTCATCGATCATGCGACGGAAGAAGCCGTGTACCCGAACTATATTTATTTCCTCAACCATTTCGCTATACCGAACGCGAAGCTGATCAATGTGCTGATCCCGTTAGGCGAATTCCTCATCGGCGTCGGGTTGATCGTCGGCGGACTGACGCTTGCCGCGGCCTTCTTCGGCATGATGCTGAACTTCATGTTCCTCTTCGCCGGCACGGTAAGCACGAACCCCTGGCTGCTGCTGCTCGCCATGCTTGTCTTCGCGGCAGGAGCTAACGCCGGGAAATTTGGGCTGGACTACTACTTGGTCCCGCTGATCCGTAAAGGCTGGAAACGATAA
- the rpmG gene encoding 50S ribosomal protein L33, with the protein MRVTITLACTECGDRNYMTTKNKKNNPQRLELRKYCPSHRKVTLHRETRS; encoded by the coding sequence ATGCGCGTAACCATTACGCTTGCATGCACGGAATGCGGCGACCGAAATTACATGACGACCAAGAACAAGAAAAACAATCCGCAGCGTCTGGAGCTTCGTAAATATTGCCCGTCCCATAGAAAAGTAACGCTTCATCGAGAAACGAGATCCTAA
- a CDS encoding GerAB/ArcD/ProY family transporter gives MNLDKISPFQLGALSFTFMSGFSTLYLLEAQMLKQDAWMANISAVTVIIIIVYMIAYVQNKFGDKNMLDIIELLFGKWISKFIYGIYVVSLLGLGVLSLRSLSFFYITAILPKTSPTLIMFLILVVTTYAVSLGLGTIVRSVLVILPMFLILIAVICILSFRNVDINPFLPLFQKPVQQIYYGAMISFGFPFGKMGVIFLLFSEVTNKKKIFLSCSVGVVLSCAYLLTSTYLAMGSLGMNLFAASSFPFFSAIQLVKFGEYLERMEIIIIGIWTIFTLFEIIIVQYALIKVIGKLFSITNTQSFIIPMGGILLALSMNSYFHFTDLVDYDLKILPFTVIIPAVTINILIVVLTRLKKRHAH, from the coding sequence GTGAATTTAGATAAAATATCCCCCTTCCAGCTTGGCGCCTTAAGTTTCACGTTCATGTCGGGATTTTCGACTTTATATTTGCTGGAAGCCCAAATGTTGAAGCAGGATGCGTGGATGGCCAACATTTCCGCGGTGACGGTCATTATCATCATCGTGTATATGATCGCTTACGTACAAAATAAATTCGGCGATAAAAACATGCTCGACATTATCGAACTGCTATTCGGGAAGTGGATTTCCAAATTCATTTACGGCATCTACGTCGTTAGCTTGCTTGGATTGGGCGTACTCTCCCTCCGATCTCTTTCGTTCTTCTATATAACGGCTATTCTTCCGAAAACGTCTCCTACTCTGATCATGTTCTTGATCCTAGTAGTGACTACTTATGCCGTTTCGCTGGGTCTCGGAACGATCGTACGCTCCGTGCTCGTCATTCTGCCGATGTTTTTGATCTTAATCGCGGTGATCTGCATCCTGAGCTTTCGCAATGTGGACATAAATCCGTTTCTTCCTCTTTTTCAAAAGCCGGTTCAGCAAATCTATTACGGAGCCATGATCTCCTTCGGGTTTCCGTTCGGGAAAATGGGCGTCATTTTTCTCCTGTTCTCCGAGGTGACGAATAAGAAGAAGATCTTTCTAAGCTGCAGCGTCGGAGTCGTTTTGTCGTGCGCGTACCTGCTTACATCGACCTATCTAGCAATGGGGTCGCTGGGCATGAATCTATTCGCCGCCTCGTCATTCCCGTTCTTCTCCGCCATTCAATTGGTCAAATTCGGCGAGTATCTCGAACGAATGGAAATCATCATAATCGGGATTTGGACGATATTTACGTTATTCGAAATCATTATCGTTCAATATGCGTTAATCAAAGTCATAGGCAAGCTCTTCTCGATAACGAATACGCAGTCTTTCATCATACCGATGGGCGGCATCCTTCTTGCCCTCTCCATGAACAGTTATTTTCACTTTACGGACTTAGTCGATTATGATCTCAAAATATTGCCGTTTACGGTGATCATTCCGGCCGTTACCATTAACATTCTGATCGTGGTGTTAACTAGGCTAAAGAAACGGCATGCGCATTAG
- a CDS encoding Ger(x)C family spore germination protein, with protein MKIVRRRMLWIALFLFTAGCSPDEHEISDVALIMITGIDYDDKKHTYVLTNYCIQATTKGTDKTDNKEWLASASGNSLMDAARNLQGRAGKMMIANHDKFFIIGENAARHSFYEVVDLLTRSREIRMSSYVIVSEGMAADKLKIRSETGDLLSNEFLGKTINEVAWGKSVSLKVKDVANYYNDPFRGFVAGRLISSQTKDSARDVLLMQGGSVFNKGKLVGWLKSDDVLSLHLLTKKKELDHLEFPFSLPFMDSQVTVLLQPIKKTIRSSRADGKLQLEIELHLKGQLVNVERKLPLTDPQTIHRLETETAAQVKQNLDQSLAYFQRGLKVDVVGFSDYLRRHEPKEWKTLKTDWDNRYTSFPIKVNVDVNIFTLGMSDIIGGS; from the coding sequence ATGAAGATCGTTAGAAGGCGCATGCTTTGGATCGCTCTATTCCTATTCACGGCGGGCTGCTCCCCCGACGAGCACGAGATCAGCGACGTAGCCTTAATTATGATCACGGGAATCGACTACGACGACAAGAAGCATACCTATGTTCTTACGAACTATTGCATCCAAGCGACGACGAAGGGCACGGATAAAACGGACAACAAGGAATGGCTGGCAAGCGCATCCGGAAATTCCCTCATGGATGCCGCCCGCAATTTGCAAGGGCGCGCCGGAAAGATGATGATCGCGAATCATGATAAGTTTTTTATTATCGGGGAAAACGCCGCCCGGCATTCGTTCTATGAAGTCGTGGATCTATTGACCCGTTCCCGCGAAATCCGCATGTCGAGCTATGTGATCGTGAGCGAAGGCATGGCCGCCGATAAATTGAAAATCCGTTCCGAAACCGGGGACTTGTTATCCAACGAGTTTCTCGGAAAAACAATCAACGAGGTCGCTTGGGGGAAAAGCGTCTCTTTAAAGGTGAAGGACGTCGCAAACTACTACAACGATCCTTTCCGCGGATTCGTAGCCGGCAGGCTGATCAGCTCGCAAACGAAAGACAGCGCTCGCGATGTTCTCCTCATGCAAGGAGGCTCCGTATTCAACAAGGGAAAATTGGTTGGCTGGTTAAAGAGCGATGACGTCCTGTCCCTTCATTTGTTAACGAAGAAAAAAGAGCTCGACCACCTCGAGTTCCCCTTCAGCCTGCCGTTCATGGATTCGCAGGTAACGGTGCTATTGCAGCCGATCAAAAAAACGATCCGATCCAGCCGCGCGGACGGCAAGCTCCAATTAGAAATTGAATTGCATTTGAAAGGTCAGCTGGTCAATGTGGAGCGGAAGCTGCCCCTCACGGATCCGCAAACCATACACCGATTGGAAACGGAAACGGCTGCGCAGGTCAAACAAAACTTAGATCAAAGCTTAGCCTACTTCCAGCGCGGGTTGAAGGTAGACGTGGTCGGATTCTCCGATTATTTGCGCCGCCATGAACCAAAAGAATGGAAAACATTGAAGACCGATTGGGATAACCGGTACACCTCGTTCCCGATCAAAGTGAACGTTGACGTGAATATCTTTACGCTTGGAATGAGCGATATTATAGGAGGAAGCTAA
- a CDS encoding spore germination protein, which yields MDTQLDAIDPSVERNMAQLRQLFSDNALISFQPVVNSKGMRCAAIAYLSVLIDEQRFYQYIVPKIHEALFDSNHSEEETVLEAIRTFGLVSALPKLNSAAQMISSAGIVVFIEGRSEAYGFALPGYERRSVDEPKLEPNVRGPREGFIEDLQVNLGLVYRRLKTSKLKSKSYVVGIESQTNVMILYLEDQVDKQVLAEVEARMASIRLNVVVDNAQIEEWIQDSPYSPFPQIQNTERPDRVATALNQGKVAILSDGSPSALLAPAAFTDFLHPSEDLYEKFYFANFLRLLRLVTLFVSLFGPSLYIALTTFHLEMIPTPLMQTFLSSKAGIPLPTFLEAFIMEVAFEVLREASVRLPRAIGQSVSIVGALVIGEAAVQSGIVSRPMVIVVAMTGIASFTIPSFNTAISLRLLRFPLIFIAAWTGVFGLALGMYVIILHLCSLKSFGRLYLPAFDLRGWREVIQQYVLLPIKHRSISKKDALSSIGGHEHEDR from the coding sequence TTGGATACTCAATTGGATGCGATCGATCCTTCAGTTGAACGGAATATGGCCCAACTAAGGCAATTATTTTCGGATAACGCGCTTATTTCCTTCCAGCCTGTCGTTAACTCCAAAGGCATGCGATGCGCGGCGATCGCCTATCTAAGCGTGCTCATCGACGAGCAGCGGTTTTATCAATATATCGTTCCTAAAATCCACGAAGCGCTATTCGATTCCAATCATTCCGAGGAAGAAACCGTTCTGGAAGCGATACGCACCTTCGGATTGGTGTCTGCGTTGCCGAAGCTGAATTCCGCCGCGCAAATGATCTCCTCCGCCGGCATTGTCGTCTTTATAGAAGGCCGCTCCGAGGCATACGGTTTCGCTTTGCCAGGCTATGAAAGGCGCTCGGTAGACGAGCCTAAGCTGGAGCCGAACGTTCGCGGGCCGCGCGAAGGGTTCATCGAAGATCTTCAGGTGAATTTGGGTTTAGTCTATCGCCGCTTGAAAACTTCGAAGCTTAAATCTAAATCCTATGTCGTGGGAATCGAGAGTCAAACGAATGTCATGATCTTATATTTAGAGGATCAAGTAGACAAGCAAGTGCTAGCCGAAGTGGAAGCAAGAATGGCATCCATCCGTCTTAACGTGGTCGTCGATAATGCTCAAATCGAGGAATGGATTCAAGACAGTCCCTATTCGCCGTTTCCGCAAATTCAAAATACAGAACGGCCCGACCGGGTTGCTACGGCCTTGAATCAAGGGAAGGTCGCCATCTTATCGGACGGGAGCCCGAGCGCGCTCCTTGCTCCCGCCGCGTTTACCGATTTTTTGCATCCCAGCGAGGATCTGTACGAAAAATTTTATTTTGCCAATTTCCTGCGCCTTTTGCGATTAGTTACGCTGTTCGTGTCCTTATTCGGGCCATCGCTCTATATTGCGTTGACGACATTCCACCTCGAGATGATTCCGACCCCGTTAATGCAAACGTTTCTGTCGTCCAAAGCGGGCATTCCTTTGCCTACCTTTCTCGAAGCGTTCATTATGGAAGTCGCATTCGAAGTGCTAAGGGAAGCCAGCGTCCGGCTGCCTCGTGCCATCGGACAATCCGTAAGCATTGTCGGCGCGCTCGTCATCGGCGAAGCCGCCGTTCAATCGGGAATCGTATCCAGACCGATGGTTATCGTGGTCGCGATGACGGGGATCGCTTCGTTTACGATCCCTTCTTTCAACACGGCGATTTCGCTGCGATTGCTTCGGTTTCCGCTTATTTTTATTGCGGCTTGGACGGGCGTATTCGGACTTGCCCTCGGCATGTACGTCATCATTCTGCACTTGTGCTCGCTAAAGTCGTTTGGCAGGCTGTACTTGCCTGCATTCGATCTCCGCGGCTGGAGAGAAGTCATTCAGCAATACGTCCTTCTTCCTATTAAGCATAGAAGCATTTCGAAGAAGGATGCACTTTCTTCAATAGGTGGCCACGAACATGAAGATCGTTAG
- a CDS encoding copper resistance CopC family protein: MNKWLAAGLILFIALLLPQVVSAHTDLKASTPAKGETVTTEIKEIQLNFATEIEPVVVLKIRDASNTEIPVQVEAGTDTMTGKLEAPLADGTYTVNWRIIGEDGHNIKGDYSFTVALPKEPEEAPAPDQSAVPGQTTTENSPSSNTANEGSANAQNDSSTTTGNETTTVVEEKPAEIVLPEQFTEAADTGANQRKIWTAIIAVACLGALLLLFRSVMKK; the protein is encoded by the coding sequence ATGAATAAATGGCTGGCAGCCGGGTTGATCCTGTTCATCGCGCTGCTTCTTCCGCAGGTCGTATCTGCCCATACGGATTTGAAAGCTTCAACGCCGGCAAAAGGGGAGACGGTCACGACCGAAATCAAGGAAATCCAATTGAATTTTGCCACCGAGATCGAGCCCGTCGTCGTACTGAAGATTAGGGATGCTTCCAATACCGAAATTCCGGTCCAGGTTGAAGCCGGCACGGATACGATGACAGGCAAGCTCGAAGCCCCTCTGGCGGATGGGACTTATACCGTTAATTGGCGGATTATAGGCGAGGATGGCCACAATATTAAAGGAGACTACTCTTTTACGGTTGCGCTGCCTAAGGAGCCGGAAGAGGCGCCCGCTCCAGATCAGTCGGCAGTTCCAGGTCAGACAACCACAGAGAATTCTCCTAGCAGTAATACCGCGAACGAAGGCAGCGCGAACGCGCAGAACGATTCGAGCACGACCACCGGCAATGAGACGACAACGGTCGTAGAGGAGAAACCTGCCGAAATCGTTCTGCCCGAACAGTTTACGGAAGCAGCGGACACCGGAGCGAATCAAAGGAAGATATGGACGGCTATCATTGCGGTCGCATGTCTCGGTGCACTATTGCTGCTGTTTAGATCGGTAATGAAAAAATAG